The stretch of DNA CCAATGCGGGGATGGGGAGTATGAATGGGTTGACCATCGAGGTAAACCGCGCCCCGGTCGGCGGCCTGCAACCCGGCAATGATGGACAACAGGGACGACTTGCCACAGCCGCTCGGCCCCAGTAGGCAGACAATCTCGCCGGGCTGAAGCGCCAGGTGAATGTCCGCCAGCACCTGAAATGGGTCGGTGGGGCTGGGGTAGTGTTTCTCGACATTTTCTACCACCAGGGCCGCCGCCCCCTGGGCCAGCTGGGCAGAGTCGGCGGCTGTTTGCACGCTTGCGTTCATGGGAAGCCTCGCTGAGAACTAAGCCGGAGCGGGAAGCTGCTGGAGGAGCTTTTTCAAATGCTTGAGGGCCGGGGTGACGATGGCGACAAAGTACGCCTCCCGCAGGCGGCGCTCGTCGGCCCCGCCCTGGAGGTAGCCCCGCGCCCCGGTGTGCAGCATGGCGGCCTGGGAGGCCCGCAGCGACAGCTCCGAGGCATCGGCCCGGGCCTGCACAACCTGGCGGAAAAAGCCCGGGGTGCGGTAGGGGGGGCGGGCGTTGAGGGTGTCGGCCAGGGCGTAGGTCTGCGATCGCAGCGCCGCCAGATCGGCCTCCAGTCGTTCCACCGTGTCGTCTAGATAGCCATTCACGTGGCCGTAGCGCCGGTTCGATCGCCTCATGCTGTCCACACAGGCCTGGGTGACCCCCAGCCCCATGCCCACCTGGGCCAGCACAAAACCGGGCTTGATGCGATCGATGTAGTCGGCGCAGGGGGCCGCCAGAATCGCCTCGTCGGGCACAAACACATCGCGCAGCTGGCAGCTAAAGGTTTGGCTGCCCTCCAGGGCGATGAAGTGGGCCGTCTCTTTGAGGGTGAGACCGGCCAGGCGATCGGAGACGATCGCCATCAGGTAGTCATCGCTGTCGGCCATTCGAGCCACCACCGCAAAGTAGTGCCCCGGCCCCAGGTTCGACACCCAGGGCAGTAGCCCGTCGATCACATAGCCCCCCGGACGACGTTCGGCCACCAGGGCGATCTTTTCGATGTCTGCAAAGTGCTTCATCGGGTTCGATAGCCCCGTCCCCGCTAGCACCGCCCCGGTGGCAATCTGGGGCAGCAGTTGCTGCCCCAGCGCCTCATTGTCTGAGTTTTGGGCGTACCACACGCAGGCGATGTGGCACCAGGTGATAAACCCCGTGCACAGACAGGTCTGCGACACCGCCTCCACCACCTGCACCGCCGCCCGAAACCCCTGCCCCTGCCCGCCAAAGGCCGGCGTCACCGTCTGGCCAAAGCCCCCCAGGGCACCCAGTCGATGCATAAACTCGCCGGGGTACACCCCCTCCTGGTCAATGGCCGACACCAGGGGGGCGAGGTGCTGGGCGATCGCCCCATTGATCACCTCCAGGTCGAAGGGAACAGTGGGGGCTATCGGGCGATCGAGCAGGGTGGGAGGTTGCATGGGGAGTCAGAGGTGGATGGGTAAGGGGTAGGGGGTGAGGGGTAGAGGGTGGGAAGTTTTAAGTGCTTAGTTTTGAGTGAATGGTTGAAGGAATTAATTCAAAACTTAAAATTCAAAATTCAAAACTCCCCACTCCTCACAACTAGGCCA from Leptolyngbya sp. KIOST-1 encodes:
- a CDS encoding acyl-CoA dehydrogenase family protein — protein: MQPPTLLDRPIAPTVPFDLEVINGAIAQHLAPLVSAIDQEGVYPGEFMHRLGALGGFGQTVTPAFGGQGQGFRAAVQVVEAVSQTCLCTGFITWCHIACVWYAQNSDNEALGQQLLPQIATGAVLAGTGLSNPMKHFADIEKIALVAERRPGGYVIDGLLPWVSNLGPGHYFAVVARMADSDDYLMAIVSDRLAGLTLKETAHFIALEGSQTFSCQLRDVFVPDEAILAAPCADYIDRIKPGFVLAQVGMGLGVTQACVDSMRRSNRRYGHVNGYLDDTVERLEADLAALRSQTYALADTLNARPPYRTPGFFRQVVQARADASELSLRASQAAMLHTGARGYLQGGADERRLREAYFVAIVTPALKHLKKLLQQLPAPA